One region of Labrus bergylta chromosome 23, fLabBer1.1, whole genome shotgun sequence genomic DNA includes:
- the bltp3b gene encoding UHRF1-binding protein 1-like isoform X2 — protein sequence MAGLIKKQILKHLSRFAKNLSPDKINLSTLKGEGQLTNLELDEEVLQSLLDLPTWLAINRVGCNKAAIRIPWTKLKTHPISLTLDKVVMEMSTCDEPRPPNGPSPIATASGQNEYGFAEKVVEGISLSINSIVIRISAKAFNASFELSQLQVYSVNTSWSIGDLRFTRIQDPQRGEILTFKEISWQMIRIEADAIQSAEHEMLSAPIRLITNQSKIRVTLKRRIKDCNVVATKLILILDDLLWVLTDSQLKAMVQYAKSLSEAMEKSAQQRKSMATEDQESSAPPSAQQVRTQQASTAADQSATMANLFSAFDVCETSHHLQITHLDLHICDDTHAKDKVNNKRISSGAMQLSFSSITLDYYPSHRAGESCVHWMHYSEATKTREGWARSLLDEFTSNVKLLKSAVQGPAPAHTSPQHSKISTSSSISFSPPPTQSPKTQLMSSSVVLRMADFSIYQVSTADQRRSSPKAMISCNKKSLYLPPEMPAIHVEFTEYYFPDGKDYPIPCPNLYAQLNALQLVLDPRSLVWINLFALDLRQSLEQFMEIYKLSDSQKPDEHVDIKIDGLMLKLVIPTDSDASCPADLPRSISVQTSEMVATNTRQPANCTRSHLEALLQAFEEEPFFSPSYSSFPRTSSSLPLLHPVFQRHAHEQDTKLHDIYRGLVVPTMGTDALKMPAVSDFWALHFAQFWVDYEGTRGGKGRPQPFVDSFPLTVWACQPAKIVQHQERLRAAAGSSMSRSTSGEAVSRLQRKRLLKEYYSTDGTLTSTHSSEATQPPSNGLHKPHSLDSLPSSSSSLSSGKDAGVHALVHVQKHLSAQVSHRQYVFLMQLQRSIKALQQTLQQDLEEMSSKKDRKDPSQPPADHQPFNVCLGLLLKSAEVSLLLKPVSQPEGSRSPLGSELSPSESRGTLEPGSDAGEGVEKGSEGAGSGSEGAAAKGTCNTVDQLLCGDGSDGPAPLVPTSTTASRPDLNHKASLEERTTAKNSRRWSSEEGGEAAVDGLAGGEEVGAGLDSKSQTGDSLLDQSSKDWSDKDATGANKMPQSTSRKGSLSVVSDLLSSSNSSRSTSLYSMSNIGRLMRDRSQSSFSVSYKNMKKSPSLQSLDNISIDSYLMEDGDTYSLLERDDVSISGFKDAIIEQSNTESATEAVIGREQEGGVSPDTVSATSQSTDDPTKDVVSVLMLKVRSVCVAMEAEGESTAVALEVGQVTPSQLGNVSLRQYLSNRSLAGGELSSASARGLHSPEVRARLESGPCAATHSPLAVRNGFLQLRLHGYQASFLMSTMRNLANFLEDDSAPLVLPMEISIRDTHIHLKDDGPRDNLSDSEHSPITMHVDSLIIHRRDDGSFSIGVDTTAEAKPRKDGSLIDSTLSPVPEVVGSVCAVPKATQTQAPPTIPPPPSRENMLMEENECLKLELSRAKMALAEAQMEKDSLLHRMKNLKVNTS from the exons ATGGCTGGGCTCATCAAGAAGCAGATCCTGAAGCATCTCTCCAG GTTTGCGAAGAATCTGTCCCCGGACAAGATCAACCTGAGCACGCTGAAGGGGGAGGGTCAGCTGACCAACCTGGAGCTGGATGAGGAGGTTCTCCAGAGCCTGCTGGACCTGCCCACCTGGCTCGCCATCAACCGCGTGGGCTGCAACAAGGCCGCCATCAGG ATACCATGGACAAAGTTGAAGACTCACCCAATCTCTCTG ACCCTGGATAAAGTGGTGATGGAGATGAGTACTTGTGATGAGCCTCGCCCCCCCAATGGGCCGTCTCCCATAGCAACAGCATCCGGTCAAAA TGAATATGGCTTTGCTGAGAAGGTGGTCGAGGGGATCTCACTGTCAATCAACTCAATCGTCATCAGGATCAGTGCCAAGGCCTTCAACGCCTCCTTTGAGCTCTCGCAGCTGCAGGTCTACAGCGTCAACACCAGCTGGAGCATCGGCGACTTGCGCTTCACCCGCATCCAAGACCCTCAAAGGGGAGAG ATCTTGACGTTCAAGGAGATCAGCTGGCAGATGATACGAATTGAGGCTGACGCAATCCAGAGCGCCGAGCATGAAATGCTGAGCGCTCCGATTCGCCTCATCACAAACCAGTCCAAGATCCGAGTCACTCTGAAGAGACGG ATTAAGGACTGCAACGTTGTGGCCACCaagctgattctgatcctgGATGACTTGCTCTGGGTGCTGACCGACTCCCAGCTCAAAGCCATGGTGCAGTATGCCAAGTCTCTGAGCGAGGCCATGGAAAAGTCggcacagcagaggaaaagCATGGCCACGGAAGACCAG GAGTCATCAGCGCCGCCCTCAGCCCAGCAAGTTCGCACCCAGCAGGCGTCCACAGCGGCCGACCAGAGTGCAACCATGGCCAACCTGTTCAGCGCTTTCGACGTATGTGAGACGTCCCACCATCTCCAGATCACACACCTCGACCTGCACATCTGTGACGACACCCACGCAAAGGACAAAG TGAACAATAAGAGAATATCAAGTGGAGCCATGCAGCTTTCCttcagctccatcactctggACTACTACCCTTCACACAGAGCAG GTGAAAGTTGTGTCCACTGGATGCACTACAGTGAGGCCACAAAGACCAGAGAGGGCTGGGCACGGAGTCTGCTCGACGAGTTCACGTCCAACGTGAAGCTGTTAAAGAGCGCAGTGCAAGGCCCGGCTCCTGCGCACACTTCCCCACAACACA GTAAGATAAGCACCTCCTCCAGCATCTCCTTCAGTCCCCCTCCCACTCAAAGCCCAAAGACCCAGCTCATGTCCAGCTCCGTGGTCCTCAGGATGGCCGACTTCAGCATCTACCAG GTTTCTACCGCAGACCAGCGTCGCTCCAGCCCCAAAGCCATGATCTCCTGCAATAAGAAGTCCTTGTACCTTCCCCCAGAGATGCCAGCCATTCACGTGGAGTTCACAGAGTACTACTTCCCTGATGGAAAAGACTACCCCA TTCCATGTCCTAACCTGTATGCCCAGCTGAACGCCCTGCAGCTGGTCCTGGATCCTCGCAGCCTGGTGTGGATCAACCTTTTTGCTCTTGACCTCAGGCAGAGTCTGGAGCAGTTCATGGAGATCTACAAGCTCAGCGACTCTCAGAAACCAGACGAGCATGTAGACATCAAGATTGACGGACTCATGCTGAAG CTGGTTATTCCCACCGATTCAGATGCGTCCTGTCCGGCTGATCTGCCTCGCTCCATCTCAGTGCAGACCTCAGAAATGGTCGCCACGAACACCCGGCAACCGGCTAACTGCACCCGCTCCCACCTTGAAGCCCTGCTGCAGGCCTTCGAGGAGGAACCATTCTTCTCCCCTTCGTATTCTTCATTCCCTCGCACTTCCTCTTCCTTACCCCTGCTGCATCCTGTCTTCCAGCGCCACGCGCACGAACAAGACACGAAGCTCCACGACATCTACCGCGGCCTGGTGGTGCCGACGATGGGCACAGACGCCCTCAAGATGCCGGCCGTTAGTGACTTTTGGGCGCTGCACTTTGCCCAGTTCTGGGTGGACTATGAAGGCACCCGTGGAGGAAAAGGGAGGCCGCAGCCCTTCGTGGACTCGTTCCCTCTGACCGTGTGGGCGTGTCAGCCCGCAAAGATTGTTCAGCACCAGGAGAggctcagagctgcagctggatCAAGTATGTCCAGGAGCACATCTGGAGAGGCTGTTTCACGGCTGCAGAGGAAACGGTTGCTAAAGGAGTATTACAGCACTGATGGCACACTAACGTCAACTCACAGCAGCGAGGCAACACAGCCTCCCAGTAACGGACTCCATAAACCACACTCATTGGACAGtctgccctcctcctcttcttctttatcATCCGGTAAAGACGCAGGTGTGCACGCTTTAGTGCACGTGCAGAAGCATTTAAGTGCTCAG GTGAGCCACCGGCAGTACGTGTTTCTTATGCAACTTCAGCGCAGCATCAAAGCCCTGCAGCAGACCCTACAGCAGGACCTGGAGGAGATGAGCTCCAAGAAAGATCGCAAGGATCCCTCtcagcctcctgcagaccaccAGCCCTTCAACGTCTGCCTCGGCCTTCTGCTGAAAAGCGCAGAGGTGTCCCTGCTCCTGAAGCCTGTCTCTCAACCTGAGGGTTCAAGGTCTCCTCTGGGGTCAGAGCTCTCCCCATCAGAGAGCCGAGGCACTCTGGAGCCTGGGAGCGACGCTGGAGAAGGGGTTGAAAAGGGGAGTGAAGGAGCTGGATCAGGGTCTGAGGGAGCAGCAGCCAAAGGTACATGCAACACTGTAGACCAGCTGCTATGTGGTGACGGCTCGGACGGTCCCGCTCCACTCGTCCCCACATCCACAACAGCTTCACGTCCTGACTTGAATCACAAAGCCTCACTGGAGGAGAGGACTACAGCTAAGAACTCACGGAGGTGGAGTTCAGAGGAAGGGGGCGAGGCGGCTGTTGATGGGTTGGCTGGGGGTGAAGAAGTGGGAGCTGGGTTAGATTCTAAATCGCAGACCGGCGACTCTCTGTTGGACCAGAGCAGCAAAGACTGGAGCGACAAAGACGCGACCGGAGCCAACAAGATGCCTCAGTCAACATCCAG GAAAGGAAGTTTGTCTGTGGTTTCTGACCTCCTCAGCTCCTCAAACTCCAGCAGATCCACCTCCCTTTATTCCATGTCAAACAT tgGTCGCTTGATGCGGGACCGTTCCCAGTCCAGCTTCTCTGTGTCCTACAAGAACATGAAGAAGAGCCCGTCCCTGCAGTCCCTGGATAACATCTCCATAGACAGCTACCTCATGGAGGACGGAGACACGTACAGTCTGCTGGAGAGAG ATGACGTGTCCATCTCAGGCTTCAAGGACGCCATCATTGAGCAAAGTAACACTGAGAGTGCCACCGAGGCTGTGATTGGTCGCGAGCAGGAGGGGGGCGTGTCCCCCGACACTGTCAGCGCCACGTCCCAGAGCACTGACGATCCCACCAAAGATGTA GTGTCCGTGCTGATGCTGAAGGTACGGTCGGTGTGTGTGGCCATGGAGGCGGAGGGCGAGAGCACGGCCGTGGCTCTGGAGGTGGGACAGGTCACACCGAGCCAGCTGGGCAACGTCAGCCTCAGGCAGTACCTTAGCAACCGCAGCCTGG CCGGAGGTGAGCTCAGCTCCGCGTCCGCCCGAGGCCTCCACAGTCCGGAGGTCCGGGCCCGCCTGGAGAGCGGGCCATGCGCCGCCACTCACTCACCACTGGCCGTGCGCAACGGCTTCCTGCAGCTGCGTCTCCACGGGTACCAGGCGAGCTTCTTGATGTCCACGATGCGTAACCTCGCCAACTTCCTGGAGGACGACTCTGCGCCGCTGGTGCTGCCCATGGAGATCAGCATCAGGGACACACACATCCACTTAAAG GACGACGGCCCCCGGGACAACCTTTCTGACTCTGAGCACTCTCCGATCACGATGCACGTGGACAGCCTCATCATTCACAGGAGGGACGATGGCTCCTTCTCCATAGGAG TGGACACGACGGCGGAGGCCAAACCCCGGAAAGATGGCTCGTTGATTGACAGCACTCTGAGTCCGGTTCCCGAGGTGGTGGGCAGCGTCTGCGCTGTACCAAAGGCTACACAGACACAAGCCCCGCCCACCATCCCACCTCCACCCAGCAGAGAAAAT ATGCTGATGGAGGAAAACGAATGTCTTAAATTGGAGCTGTCGCGAGCCAAGATGGCGCTGGCTGAAGCTCAGATGGAGAAGGACTCGCTGCTGCACCGCATGAAGAATCTTAAAGTCAACACCAGCTAG
- the bltp3b gene encoding UHRF1-binding protein 1-like isoform X3, which produces MAGLIKKQILKHLSRFAKNLSPDKINLSTLKGEGQLTNLELDEEVLQSLLDLPTWLAINRVGCNKAAIRIPWTKLKTHPISLTLDKVVMEMSTCDEPRPPNGPSPIATASGQNEYGFAEKVVEGISLSINSIVIRISAKAFNASFELSQLQVYSVNTSWSIGDLRFTRIQDPQRGEILTFKEISWQMIRIEADAIQSAEHEMLSAPIRLITNQSKIRVTLKRRIKDCNVVATKLILILDDLLWVLTDSQLKAMVQYAKSLSEAMEKSAQQRKSMATEDQESSAPPSAQQVRTQQASTAADQSATMANLFSAFDVCETSHHLQITHLDLHICDDTHAKDKVNNKRISSGAMQLSFSSITLDYYPSHRAGESCVHWMHYSEATKTREGWARSLLDEFTSNVKLLKSAVQGPAPAHTSPQHSKISTSSSISFSPPPTQSPKTQLMSSSVVLRMADFSIYQVSTADQRRSSPKAMISCNKKSLYLPPEMPAIHVEFTEYYFPDGKDYPIPCPNLYAQLNALQLVLDPRSLVWINLFALDLRQSLEQFMEIYKLSDSQKPDEHVDIKIDGLMLKLVIPTDSDASCPADLPRSISVQTSEMVATNTRQPANCTRSHLEALLQAFEEEPFFSPSYSSFPRTSSSLPLLHPVFQRHAHEQDTKLHDIYRGLVVPTMGTDALKMPAVSDFWALHFAQFWVDYEGTRGGKGRPQPFVDSFPLTVWACQPAKIVQHQERLRAAAGSSMSRSTSGEAVSRLQRKRLLKEYYSTDGTLTSTHSSEATQPPSNGLHKPHSLDSLPSSSSSLSSGKDAGVHALVHVQKHLSAQVSHRQYVFLMQLQRSIKALQQTLQQDLEEMSSKKDRKDPSQPPADHQPFNVCLGLLLKSAEVSLLLKPVSQPEGSRSPLGSELSPSESRGTLEPGSDAGEGVEKGSEGAGSGSEGAAAKGTCNTVDQLLCGDGSDGPAPLVPTSTTASRPDLNHKASLEERTTAKNSRRWSSEEGGEAAVDGLAGGEEVGAGLDSKSQTGDSLLDQSSKDWSDKDATGANKMPQSTSSGRLMRDRSQSSFSVSYKNMKKSPSLQSLDNISIDSYLMEDGDTYSLLERDDVSISGFKDAIIEQSNTESATEAVIGREQEGGVSPDTVSATSQSTDDPTKDVVSVLMLKVRSVCVAMEAEGESTAVALEVGQVTPSQLGNVSLRQYLSNRSLGMVCSVPIPAQSSQAGGELSSASARGLHSPEVRARLESGPCAATHSPLAVRNGFLQLRLHGYQASFLMSTMRNLANFLEDDSAPLVLPMEISIRDTHIHLKDDGPRDNLSDSEHSPITMHVDSLIIHRRDDGSFSIGVDTTAEAKPRKDGSLIDSTLSPVPEVVGSVCAVPKATQTQAPPTIPPPPSRENMLMEENECLKLELSRAKMALAEAQMEKDSLLHRMKNLKVNTS; this is translated from the exons ATGGCTGGGCTCATCAAGAAGCAGATCCTGAAGCATCTCTCCAG GTTTGCGAAGAATCTGTCCCCGGACAAGATCAACCTGAGCACGCTGAAGGGGGAGGGTCAGCTGACCAACCTGGAGCTGGATGAGGAGGTTCTCCAGAGCCTGCTGGACCTGCCCACCTGGCTCGCCATCAACCGCGTGGGCTGCAACAAGGCCGCCATCAGG ATACCATGGACAAAGTTGAAGACTCACCCAATCTCTCTG ACCCTGGATAAAGTGGTGATGGAGATGAGTACTTGTGATGAGCCTCGCCCCCCCAATGGGCCGTCTCCCATAGCAACAGCATCCGGTCAAAA TGAATATGGCTTTGCTGAGAAGGTGGTCGAGGGGATCTCACTGTCAATCAACTCAATCGTCATCAGGATCAGTGCCAAGGCCTTCAACGCCTCCTTTGAGCTCTCGCAGCTGCAGGTCTACAGCGTCAACACCAGCTGGAGCATCGGCGACTTGCGCTTCACCCGCATCCAAGACCCTCAAAGGGGAGAG ATCTTGACGTTCAAGGAGATCAGCTGGCAGATGATACGAATTGAGGCTGACGCAATCCAGAGCGCCGAGCATGAAATGCTGAGCGCTCCGATTCGCCTCATCACAAACCAGTCCAAGATCCGAGTCACTCTGAAGAGACGG ATTAAGGACTGCAACGTTGTGGCCACCaagctgattctgatcctgGATGACTTGCTCTGGGTGCTGACCGACTCCCAGCTCAAAGCCATGGTGCAGTATGCCAAGTCTCTGAGCGAGGCCATGGAAAAGTCggcacagcagaggaaaagCATGGCCACGGAAGACCAG GAGTCATCAGCGCCGCCCTCAGCCCAGCAAGTTCGCACCCAGCAGGCGTCCACAGCGGCCGACCAGAGTGCAACCATGGCCAACCTGTTCAGCGCTTTCGACGTATGTGAGACGTCCCACCATCTCCAGATCACACACCTCGACCTGCACATCTGTGACGACACCCACGCAAAGGACAAAG TGAACAATAAGAGAATATCAAGTGGAGCCATGCAGCTTTCCttcagctccatcactctggACTACTACCCTTCACACAGAGCAG GTGAAAGTTGTGTCCACTGGATGCACTACAGTGAGGCCACAAAGACCAGAGAGGGCTGGGCACGGAGTCTGCTCGACGAGTTCACGTCCAACGTGAAGCTGTTAAAGAGCGCAGTGCAAGGCCCGGCTCCTGCGCACACTTCCCCACAACACA GTAAGATAAGCACCTCCTCCAGCATCTCCTTCAGTCCCCCTCCCACTCAAAGCCCAAAGACCCAGCTCATGTCCAGCTCCGTGGTCCTCAGGATGGCCGACTTCAGCATCTACCAG GTTTCTACCGCAGACCAGCGTCGCTCCAGCCCCAAAGCCATGATCTCCTGCAATAAGAAGTCCTTGTACCTTCCCCCAGAGATGCCAGCCATTCACGTGGAGTTCACAGAGTACTACTTCCCTGATGGAAAAGACTACCCCA TTCCATGTCCTAACCTGTATGCCCAGCTGAACGCCCTGCAGCTGGTCCTGGATCCTCGCAGCCTGGTGTGGATCAACCTTTTTGCTCTTGACCTCAGGCAGAGTCTGGAGCAGTTCATGGAGATCTACAAGCTCAGCGACTCTCAGAAACCAGACGAGCATGTAGACATCAAGATTGACGGACTCATGCTGAAG CTGGTTATTCCCACCGATTCAGATGCGTCCTGTCCGGCTGATCTGCCTCGCTCCATCTCAGTGCAGACCTCAGAAATGGTCGCCACGAACACCCGGCAACCGGCTAACTGCACCCGCTCCCACCTTGAAGCCCTGCTGCAGGCCTTCGAGGAGGAACCATTCTTCTCCCCTTCGTATTCTTCATTCCCTCGCACTTCCTCTTCCTTACCCCTGCTGCATCCTGTCTTCCAGCGCCACGCGCACGAACAAGACACGAAGCTCCACGACATCTACCGCGGCCTGGTGGTGCCGACGATGGGCACAGACGCCCTCAAGATGCCGGCCGTTAGTGACTTTTGGGCGCTGCACTTTGCCCAGTTCTGGGTGGACTATGAAGGCACCCGTGGAGGAAAAGGGAGGCCGCAGCCCTTCGTGGACTCGTTCCCTCTGACCGTGTGGGCGTGTCAGCCCGCAAAGATTGTTCAGCACCAGGAGAggctcagagctgcagctggatCAAGTATGTCCAGGAGCACATCTGGAGAGGCTGTTTCACGGCTGCAGAGGAAACGGTTGCTAAAGGAGTATTACAGCACTGATGGCACACTAACGTCAACTCACAGCAGCGAGGCAACACAGCCTCCCAGTAACGGACTCCATAAACCACACTCATTGGACAGtctgccctcctcctcttcttctttatcATCCGGTAAAGACGCAGGTGTGCACGCTTTAGTGCACGTGCAGAAGCATTTAAGTGCTCAG GTGAGCCACCGGCAGTACGTGTTTCTTATGCAACTTCAGCGCAGCATCAAAGCCCTGCAGCAGACCCTACAGCAGGACCTGGAGGAGATGAGCTCCAAGAAAGATCGCAAGGATCCCTCtcagcctcctgcagaccaccAGCCCTTCAACGTCTGCCTCGGCCTTCTGCTGAAAAGCGCAGAGGTGTCCCTGCTCCTGAAGCCTGTCTCTCAACCTGAGGGTTCAAGGTCTCCTCTGGGGTCAGAGCTCTCCCCATCAGAGAGCCGAGGCACTCTGGAGCCTGGGAGCGACGCTGGAGAAGGGGTTGAAAAGGGGAGTGAAGGAGCTGGATCAGGGTCTGAGGGAGCAGCAGCCAAAGGTACATGCAACACTGTAGACCAGCTGCTATGTGGTGACGGCTCGGACGGTCCCGCTCCACTCGTCCCCACATCCACAACAGCTTCACGTCCTGACTTGAATCACAAAGCCTCACTGGAGGAGAGGACTACAGCTAAGAACTCACGGAGGTGGAGTTCAGAGGAAGGGGGCGAGGCGGCTGTTGATGGGTTGGCTGGGGGTGAAGAAGTGGGAGCTGGGTTAGATTCTAAATCGCAGACCGGCGACTCTCTGTTGGACCAGAGCAGCAAAGACTGGAGCGACAAAGACGCGACCGGAGCCAACAAGATGCCTCAGTCAACATCCAG tgGTCGCTTGATGCGGGACCGTTCCCAGTCCAGCTTCTCTGTGTCCTACAAGAACATGAAGAAGAGCCCGTCCCTGCAGTCCCTGGATAACATCTCCATAGACAGCTACCTCATGGAGGACGGAGACACGTACAGTCTGCTGGAGAGAG ATGACGTGTCCATCTCAGGCTTCAAGGACGCCATCATTGAGCAAAGTAACACTGAGAGTGCCACCGAGGCTGTGATTGGTCGCGAGCAGGAGGGGGGCGTGTCCCCCGACACTGTCAGCGCCACGTCCCAGAGCACTGACGATCCCACCAAAGATGTA GTGTCCGTGCTGATGCTGAAGGTACGGTCGGTGTGTGTGGCCATGGAGGCGGAGGGCGAGAGCACGGCCGTGGCTCTGGAGGTGGGACAGGTCACACCGAGCCAGCTGGGCAACGTCAGCCTCAGGCAGTACCTTAGCAACCGCAGCCTGG GTATGGTGTGTTCAGTACCAATACCTGCTCAAAGCAGCCAAG CCGGAGGTGAGCTCAGCTCCGCGTCCGCCCGAGGCCTCCACAGTCCGGAGGTCCGGGCCCGCCTGGAGAGCGGGCCATGCGCCGCCACTCACTCACCACTGGCCGTGCGCAACGGCTTCCTGCAGCTGCGTCTCCACGGGTACCAGGCGAGCTTCTTGATGTCCACGATGCGTAACCTCGCCAACTTCCTGGAGGACGACTCTGCGCCGCTGGTGCTGCCCATGGAGATCAGCATCAGGGACACACACATCCACTTAAAG GACGACGGCCCCCGGGACAACCTTTCTGACTCTGAGCACTCTCCGATCACGATGCACGTGGACAGCCTCATCATTCACAGGAGGGACGATGGCTCCTTCTCCATAGGAG TGGACACGACGGCGGAGGCCAAACCCCGGAAAGATGGCTCGTTGATTGACAGCACTCTGAGTCCGGTTCCCGAGGTGGTGGGCAGCGTCTGCGCTGTACCAAAGGCTACACAGACACAAGCCCCGCCCACCATCCCACCTCCACCCAGCAGAGAAAAT ATGCTGATGGAGGAAAACGAATGTCTTAAATTGGAGCTGTCGCGAGCCAAGATGGCGCTGGCTGAAGCTCAGATGGAGAAGGACTCGCTGCTGCACCGCATGAAGAATCTTAAAGTCAACACCAGCTAG